Sequence from the Desulfovibrio sp. genome:
GGCCAGACACCATGGTTGTTAAAACCATGGATCTGCCGGAAAGCGTCAAAGGAATGTTGGTGGAATACGCAGGCTAGCCTGCCGCCTTGCTGCACCTTGCCCGCCGCTGCTGCCAGGTCGGTTCAAAGACCGGCGGCAGCATGGCATTGGTTCGGTGCGTCTAATTTCGCCTATCTGGGGGGCTTTTTTGAACGAAACTATCGATGATCTTACAGTACAATTTGAAGAAAACGGCCAGGTTATTGTTAATGAACTGGACAAGGTTGTACTGAGCAAGGGCGCGTGGACCACCATTCTTTTTCGCTACCAGCAGTGGCAGCCTGAAAAAGACAGCTTTGGGCCAGACATGTATGTGATCCGGCGCTATAAAAAGGCCGGGGGCGAATACCGCCAGCAGTCAAAATTCAATATTTCCAGCGCAGATCAGGCTCGCAAGATTGTTGACGCGCTGAGTTCCTGGATCAACTAGCCAGCCGTGGAAGGGCTGCATGGCCCTGAAATGGCGCGTACGTTTTTGATGCCGGTTGCTTGAAAAAGCACCGGCTTTTTTGCGTCTGTGATCAGCAGAAAAATAGGAAGCGCCCTGACTTATCAGGGCGCTTCGCGCAGGAGGAGGGAAGGGGGAACGCCGATGTGGCAGCACCGACGCGTGTGCAGCTGTGGCTGCTTGGGCAAGGCGCGGCGTATTTAGCGGCAGGACCGCTGCCATTGCTTATGTGAAAACCTACTGCGTGGGGCGTTAGCATTGCGTTAAGGTTTATCGGCAATGCGGATTTGTGGTGCGCATCCATGACTGTCTGCGTCAGGAACCAATTGCAAAAAAAAATTATGACCTGTCTGGGGCAGGCTCGTGCAGCCGTGTCGGTTCACTGACAACACCGTGCTGCGTGTAATTCATATCCGGAGAATATAGTATTATGAATTTTTTTGCCGAACTGGATTGCAAAACTGCGCGTTTCGTCAAAACCACTGTGAACCGGGGAGTTAATGCGCCAAAGTGGATGCTGGAATGTGGTTTTTTGCTTGAAATAAATAATATGTGTTGACATTAAAAATGCCCCAAACTATGTTCGGCCAATCACTGATTGGGTATAGTAAATTTTTTTGCAGAGGCTTTACATGGGTAAGGCTCCAATGCGGAAAGTCTACCTCCCGTAATCTCTGGAGTCCTTATGGCTACTTCTATCTACGTCGGCAATCTGCCCTGGTCCGCCACTCAGGAAGGCGTTGAATCCCTGTTCAGCCCCTACGGCGAAGTGCTTTCCGTGAAGCTCGTTTCCGACCGTGAAACCGGCCGCGCCCGTGGCTTTGGTTTCGTTGAAATGGAAGATGCTGACGCCATCAACGCCATTGCCGCTCTTGACGGCAAGGAATTCGAAGGCCGCGCTCTTCGCATCAACAAGGCCGAGCCCAAAAAGCCCGCCCCCCGTCGCTGGTAAGTCGACCGAATTCGTTTGTAAAAAAGGCCGCGAGCAATCGCGGCCTTTTTTTGCGTACTGCGTAAGCAGCGCGCCGAAAAGCAGGAGCAGGCTGCGGCTTTGCCGCGCCTTTACCCCTCCA
This genomic interval carries:
- a CDS encoding RNA-binding protein; translation: MATSIYVGNLPWSATQEGVESLFSPYGEVLSVKLVSDRETGRARGFGFVEMEDADAINAIAALDGKEFEGRALRINKAEPKKPAPRRW